In Euphorbia lathyris chromosome 10, ddEupLath1.1, whole genome shotgun sequence, a single genomic region encodes these proteins:
- the LOC136209846 gene encoding PAN domain-containing protein At5g03700, with the protein MENPLNSLSHSTPTHLFSITFFLLFTSAWKYSHAELLNGFRVTPNPSISEFQSLLNDSTGNFSFGFLRVNKVQLALSVVHFPSLEPLWQVNQTNLARWSDRTELTFNGSLVFSDPRSGVFWSSETEGDKVVLLNSSNLQIIKLQSQPFPSVVWQSFDYPGNTLVENQNLTSEMSLESSNGLYSLRLGVDFMALYAKFGEGNGENQIYWKHDPLEARAVIIEGNGPILARVDPNGFLGMFQSEKAPVDIQAFRSYNLPLNNFLILRLESDGNLKGYLWNGSDWVLDYQAISDICQLPNPCGPYSLCKPGLGCSCLDTRTEYSSGTCFAVDQESGDLCSNGEAKTQNDNGFWVLRKGGVDLPFKELMTYKTAPSQGQCESLCESNCSCWGTVYSNGSGYCYSLDYPIQTLLGVADESKVGYFKMRERKNRRKIGVGEGIMIGSGLILIGGIGFGSYRVWKRKRGVEEDGIIPGPYKNLGSDSFRSIEMGSR; encoded by the coding sequence ATGGAAAACCCCCTCAACTCACTGAGTCACTCAACCCCAACTCACCTCTTCTCTATAacattcttcctcctcttcaCGTCCGCATGGAAATATTCTCATGCTGAGCTTCTTAATGGCTTCCGAGTCACACCCAATCCATCAATCTCCGAGTTCCAATCTCTTTTAAACGATTCAACAGGCAATTTCTCTTTCGGTTTCCTCCGAGTTAACAAGGTCCAACTCGCTCTCTCTGTTGTTCACTTCCCTTCTCTTGAACCACTCTGGCAGGTTAACCAAACCAATTTAGCTCGTTGGTCGGACCGGACCGAGTTAACCTTCAATGGCAGTTTGGTATTTTCCGATCCGCGCTCAGGGGTATTTTGGTCAAGTGAAACTGAAGGGGATAAAGTTGTTCTTCTCAATTCTTCCAATCTGCAAATAATAAAGTTGCAATCGCAAccttttccttcagtggtatggCAAAGTTTCGATTATCCCGGAAATACCCTCGTGGAGAATCAGAATCTTACGTCGGAGATGTCTTTGGAATCTTCAAACGGGCTTTATTCTCTCCGGTTAGGAGTTGATTTCATGGCTTTATATGCTAAATTCGGGGAAGGAAATGGAGAAAACCAAATTTATTGGAAACATGACCCGCTTGAAGCTAGAGCGGTTATAATTGAAGGAAATGGGCCAATTCTAGCCCGGGTTGATCCGAATGGGTTTTTGGGTATGTTTCAATCGGAGAAAGCTCCGGTGGATATACAAGCATTTCGAAGTTACAATCTTCCGTTGAACAACTTCCTCATACTCCGGCTAGAATCCGACGGGAATCTCAAGGGGTATTTATGGAACGGGTCGGATTGGGTACTGGATTATCAAGCAATATCCGATATATGCCAATTACCTAACCCATGTGGACCCTACAGTTTATGCAAACCCGGGTTGGGTTGTTCGTGTTTGGATACCCGAACTGAGTATAGCTCCGGCACGTGTTTCGCGGTGGATCAAGAGTCTGGTGATCTCTGCAGCAACGGAGAAGCTAAAACCCAAAACGACAATGGCTTCTGGGTTTTGAGAAAGGGGGGAGTTGACTTGCCGTTTAAGGAGTTAATGACCTATAAAACGGCGCCGTCGCAAGGACAGTGCGAGAGTTTATGTGAAAGCAATTGTAGCTGTTGGGGCACCGTTTACAGTAACGGATCCGGGTACTGTTATTCCTTGGATTACCCGATCCAAACGTTGTTGGGTGTGGCTGATGAGAGTAAAGTAGGGTACTTTAAAATGAGGGAAAGGAAAAATCGGAGAAAAATTGGGGTCGGTGAAGGAATAATGATCGGGTCGGGTTTGATTTTAATTGGAGGGATCGGGTTTGGGAGTTATCGGGTTTGGAAGAGGAAAAGAGGGGTGGAGGAAGATGGGATAATACCCGGTCCGTATAAGAATCTCGGGTCGGATAGTTTTAGATCCATTGAAATGGGTAGTAGATAA